The proteins below are encoded in one region of Ereboglobus luteus:
- a CDS encoding FmdB family zinc ribbon protein: MPTYDYVCPKCGFEFEAFQSMSDKPLTKCPSCKKTGVKRLIGPGAGFVFKGTGFYETDFKTKKGKPPVESAPKETKACENCACKNAGESK; this comes from the coding sequence ATGCCAACCTACGATTACGTCTGTCCGAAATGCGGTTTCGAATTCGAGGCCTTCCAGTCGATGAGCGACAAGCCGCTCACCAAGTGTCCGTCGTGCAAAAAAACGGGCGTCAAGCGGCTTATCGGCCCCGGCGCCGGTTTTGTGTTCAAGGGAACGGGATTCTACGAAACCGACTTCAAAACAAAAAAAGGCAAGCCGCCCGTCGAGTCCGCGCCCAAGGAGACAAAGGCGTGCGAAAACTGCGCCTGCAAAAACGCCGGCGAATCAAAATAA